The Primulina huaijiensis isolate GDHJ02 chromosome 17, ASM1229523v2, whole genome shotgun sequence genome window below encodes:
- the LOC140962502 gene encoding small ribosomal subunit protein eS21y-like, which produces MQNEEGQNMDLYIPRKCSATNRLITSKDHASVQINVGHLDESGRYTGQSSTFALCGFVRAQGDADSALDRLWQKKKVEVRQ; this is translated from the exons ATGCAAAACGAGGAAGGGCAGAACATGGATCTTTATATTCCCAGGAAGTG CTCTGCCACAAACAGGCTTATTACTTCCAAGGATCATGCATCGGTTCAGATCAACGTTGGGCATTTGGACGAGTCCGGTCGATACACTGGCCAATCCTCAACCTTTGCTCTCTGTGGATTTGTCCGTGCCCAG GGTGATGCTGACAGCGCTCTCGATAGGCTCTGGCAGAAGAAGAAGGTTGAAGTTCGACAGTAG
- the LOC140963164 gene encoding phosphoacetylglucosamine mutase-like isoform X1, with the protein MNQKQRSILVELASRFPPPQGLRFSYGTSGFRTDASLLESTVFRVGILAALRSIQTASVIGLMITASHNEVLDNGVKVTDPSGGMLTQRWEPFADAIANASDPHSLIQLIDDFVKKENIQLDGAPSSEVLLGRDTRPSGKLLVSAAALGATSIMGTIANDMGILTTPQLHWMVRSKNKGIEATKNSYYDQFLVSYRLLLDCIPPGVCGNNMYEKLIVDCADGVGGEEIEKLKTRLSDLKIEARNTGVGVLNEGVGADFVQKEKIVPRGFGPSDFGARCASLDGDADRLVYFYVLSNSNKIHLVDGDKILTLFALFIKEQLGIINGAEDVKANNSYQTHLGVIQTAYANGASTDYLKQLGLEVVFTPTGVKYLHEKAAKYDIGIYFEANGHGTILFSETFLGWLDIRNNELLSTSRGSEQQKAALRLVATSKLINQAVGDALSGMLLVEAILRHWGWSIYRWNELYQDLPSRQLKVKVIDRTAVVTANAETVVVKPPGIQEAIDVETAKYPKGRCFVRPSGTEDVVRVYAEALTQELADSLAHSVARLVDQFLGSCGD; encoded by the exons ATGAACCAGAAGCAGCGATCAATCCTTGTAGAATTGGCGTCTAGGTTTCCCCCTCCTCAAG GTCTGCGGTTTTCATATGGCACCTCGGGTTTCAGAACTGATGCGTCGCTGCTGGAGTCGACGGTGTTCCGTGTAGGGATTTTGGCGGCGCTCAGGTCCATCCAGACTGCATCAGTGATTGGTCTTATGATCACCGCTTCCCACAATGAGGTATTGGATAATGGGGTCAAAGTCACGGACCCTTCTGGTGGAATGCTCACTCAGCGCTGGGAACCCTTTGCGGATGCCATTGCCAATGCCTCGGATCCCCATTCCCTCATTCAG TTGATAGATGATTTCGTGAAGAAGGAAAATATCCAGCTTGATGGAGCTCCTTCGTCAGAAGTATTATTGGGAAGAGACACTAGGCCCAGTGGAAAGTTACTCGTGTCTGCTGCTGCGCTG GGTGCAACTTCAATTATGGGAACCATCGCCAATGACATGGGAATCCTGACAACCCCTCAACTACATTGGATGGTGCGGTCCAAAAATAAGGGCATTGAAGCAACGAAAAACAGTTATTATGACCAGTTCTTGGTGTCTTATAG GTTGTTGTTGGACTGTATTCCCCCAGGAGTCTGTGGCAATAATATGTATGAAAAACTCATCGTGGATTGTGCCGATGGAGTGGGTGGAGAAGAGATCGAAAAGTTGAAGACAAGGTTGAGTGATTTGAAAATTGAAGCTCGCAACACTGGAGTTGGTGTGCTTAATGAAGGTGTTGGTGCTGATTTCGTGCAGAAAGAGAAGATTGTTCCGCGTGGTTTTGGTCCTTCCGATTTTGGCGCTAG GTGTGCCAGTTTGGATGGCGATGCTGATCGGCTGGTCTACTTTTATGTCTTATCAAACAGCAACAAAATTCATCTTGTCGATGGAGACAAGATATTGACTTTGTTTGCTTTGTTTATCAAAGAACAATTAGGAATTATTAATGGAGCTGAAGATGTGAAAGCAAACAATTCTTATCAGACACACCTTGGTGTGATACAAACAGCTTATGCTAATGGTGCATCCACTGATTACTTGAAACAGTTGGGACTGGAAGTTGTGTTTACTCCAACTGGAGTCAAATACCTTCATGAAAAAGCTGCTAAGTACGATATCGGCATCTATTTTGAGGCAAATGGGCATGGAACCATTTTGTTTTCAGAAACTTTCTTAGGCTGGTTGGATATTAGAAATAATGAACTTTTATCAACATCAAGAG GTTCTGAGCAGCAAAAGGCAGCTCTGAGACTTGTGGCTACCAGTAAATTGATTAATCAGGCGGTGGGAGACGCATTAAGTGGGATGCTATTAGTGGAGGCAATTTTACGGCACTGGGGATGGTCTATCTATAGATGGAATGAGCTTTATCAAGATTTACCTAGCAGGCAACTTAAG gTAAAGGTTATTGATAGGACTGCTGTGGTGACCGCTAATGCAGAAACAGTAGTTGTTAAGCCTCCTGGTATTCAGGAGGCAATCGACGTGGAAACAG CCAAATATCCGAAAGGGAGATGTTTTGTACGGCCTTCAGGAACAGAAGACGTGGTAAGAGTGTATGCAGAAGCATTGACCCAAGAGCTTGCTGATAGTCTTGCGCACTCTGTTGCGAGGCTTGTTGATCAGTTTCTTGGTTCCTGTGGCGACTAG
- the LOC140963164 gene encoding phosphoacetylglucosamine mutase-like isoform X2 translates to MNQKQRSILVELASRFPPPQGLRFSYGTSGFRTDASLLESTVFRVGILAALRSIQTASVIGLMITASHNEVLDNGVKVTDPSGGMLTQRWEPFADAIANASDPHSLIQLIDDFVKKENIQLDGAPSSEVLLGRDTRPSGKLLVSAAALGATSIMGTIANDMGILTTPQLHWMVRSKNKGIEATKNSYYDQFLVSYRLLLDCIPPGVCGNNMYEKLIVDCADGVGGEEIEKLKTRLSDLKIEARNTGVGVLNEGVGADFVQKEKIVPRGFGPSDFGARCASLDGDADRLVYFYVLSNSNKIHLVDGDKILTLFALFIKEQLGIINGAEDVKANNSYQTHLGVIQTAYANGASTDYLKQLGLEVVFTPTGVKYLHEKAAKYDIGIYFEANGHGTILFSETFLGWLDIRNNELLSTSRGSEQQKAALRLVATSKLINQAVGDALSGMLLVEAILRHWGWSIYRWNELYQDLPSRQLKVKVIDRTAVVTANAETVVVKPPGIQEAIDVETGTEDVVRVYAEALTQELADSLAHSVARLVDQFLGSCGD, encoded by the exons ATGAACCAGAAGCAGCGATCAATCCTTGTAGAATTGGCGTCTAGGTTTCCCCCTCCTCAAG GTCTGCGGTTTTCATATGGCACCTCGGGTTTCAGAACTGATGCGTCGCTGCTGGAGTCGACGGTGTTCCGTGTAGGGATTTTGGCGGCGCTCAGGTCCATCCAGACTGCATCAGTGATTGGTCTTATGATCACCGCTTCCCACAATGAGGTATTGGATAATGGGGTCAAAGTCACGGACCCTTCTGGTGGAATGCTCACTCAGCGCTGGGAACCCTTTGCGGATGCCATTGCCAATGCCTCGGATCCCCATTCCCTCATTCAG TTGATAGATGATTTCGTGAAGAAGGAAAATATCCAGCTTGATGGAGCTCCTTCGTCAGAAGTATTATTGGGAAGAGACACTAGGCCCAGTGGAAAGTTACTCGTGTCTGCTGCTGCGCTG GGTGCAACTTCAATTATGGGAACCATCGCCAATGACATGGGAATCCTGACAACCCCTCAACTACATTGGATGGTGCGGTCCAAAAATAAGGGCATTGAAGCAACGAAAAACAGTTATTATGACCAGTTCTTGGTGTCTTATAG GTTGTTGTTGGACTGTATTCCCCCAGGAGTCTGTGGCAATAATATGTATGAAAAACTCATCGTGGATTGTGCCGATGGAGTGGGTGGAGAAGAGATCGAAAAGTTGAAGACAAGGTTGAGTGATTTGAAAATTGAAGCTCGCAACACTGGAGTTGGTGTGCTTAATGAAGGTGTTGGTGCTGATTTCGTGCAGAAAGAGAAGATTGTTCCGCGTGGTTTTGGTCCTTCCGATTTTGGCGCTAG GTGTGCCAGTTTGGATGGCGATGCTGATCGGCTGGTCTACTTTTATGTCTTATCAAACAGCAACAAAATTCATCTTGTCGATGGAGACAAGATATTGACTTTGTTTGCTTTGTTTATCAAAGAACAATTAGGAATTATTAATGGAGCTGAAGATGTGAAAGCAAACAATTCTTATCAGACACACCTTGGTGTGATACAAACAGCTTATGCTAATGGTGCATCCACTGATTACTTGAAACAGTTGGGACTGGAAGTTGTGTTTACTCCAACTGGAGTCAAATACCTTCATGAAAAAGCTGCTAAGTACGATATCGGCATCTATTTTGAGGCAAATGGGCATGGAACCATTTTGTTTTCAGAAACTTTCTTAGGCTGGTTGGATATTAGAAATAATGAACTTTTATCAACATCAAGAG GTTCTGAGCAGCAAAAGGCAGCTCTGAGACTTGTGGCTACCAGTAAATTGATTAATCAGGCGGTGGGAGACGCATTAAGTGGGATGCTATTAGTGGAGGCAATTTTACGGCACTGGGGATGGTCTATCTATAGATGGAATGAGCTTTATCAAGATTTACCTAGCAGGCAACTTAAG gTAAAGGTTATTGATAGGACTGCTGTGGTGACCGCTAATGCAGAAACAGTAGTTGTTAAGCCTCCTGGTATTCAGGAGGCAATCGACGTGGAAACAG GAACAGAAGACGTGGTAAGAGTGTATGCAGAAGCATTGACCCAAGAGCTTGCTGATAGTCTTGCGCACTCTGTTGCGAGGCTTGTTGATCAGTTTCTTGGTTCCTGTGGCGACTAG
- the LOC140963144 gene encoding haloacid dehalogenase-like hydrolase domain-containing protein Sgpp yields MTISSGEISADTLSSTCSLSQLAPLEAVLFDIDGTLCDSDPLHYYAFREMLQEIGFNDGVPITEDFFVDNISGKHNDDIASALFPNDFERGLKIVDEKEAMFRRLVKEKLEPVKGLYRLKKWIEDHNLKRAAVTNAPRANAELMISILGLTDFFHTLILGSDCEHAKPFPDPYLKAVEVLNVSKEHTFVFEDSVSGIKAGVAAGMPTIGLTTRNPAQLLMEAKPHFLIKDYDDLKLWTALDELDKTT; encoded by the exons ATGACGATTTCTTCTGGAGAAATTTCAGCTGACACGTTGAGCAG CACTTGTTCTCTATCGCAACTTGCTCCACTTGAAGCAGTGCTATTTGACATCGATGGCACATTGTGCGACTCGGATCCTCTCCACTATTATGCTTTTCGGGAAATGCTTCAAGAG ATTGGATTCAATGATGGTGTTCCAATAACTGAGGATTTTTTTGTCGATAATATTTCTGGGAAGCACAATGATGATATTGCTTCAGCCCTTTTTCCAAATGATTTTGAAAGGGGTTTAAAGATTGTGGATGAGAAGGAAGCAATGTTTCGAAG ACTTGTTAAGGAGAAATTGGAACCTGTAAAAGGCCTATATCGGCTAAAGAAATGGATTGAAGATCATAACTTGAAACGAGCTGCAGTAACCAATGCTCCTAGAGCGAATGCTGAATTGATGATCTCAATTCTTGGACTAACAGATTTCTTTCACACTCTTATTCTTGGAAGTGACTGTGAACATGCAAAACCATTTCCAGACCCCTATTTAAAGGCTGTTGAAGTACTCAACGTGTCGAAAGAGCATACTTTTGTATTTGAG GATTCAGTTTCAGGAATAAAAGCCGGGGTTGCAGCTGGGATGCCTACGATTGGCTTGACAACAAGAAATCCAGCACAACTACTAATGGAGGCGAAGCCTCACTTTCTAATTAAAGATTATGACGATCTAAAACTTTGGACTGCTTTGGACGAACTTGATAAAACTACATAG
- the LOC140962738 gene encoding acyl-CoA-binding domain-containing protein 4-like produces MSAAATMARTHSGLSYPERFYAAATYVGFGESPNSAGEGVISKFSNDAALLLYALHQQATVGPCNIPKPRGWSPIEQSKWTSWNGLGNMVSTEAMRLFVKILEEEDPGWYSRVSNSVSVPVVDTELNHVPEVAVVSENGTNFPETKTILAENGNHSETQDKDVVSEGLGVVTVYDNWVVPPVSGSRPKVRYEHGAAVIGDKMYIFGGNYNGRYLNDLQVLNLRTWTWSKVEVRAGTDGIATACAGHALIPWNENKLLSVAGHSKDPSETIQVKVFDLQACTWSMLKTYGKPPVSRGGQSVTLVGKTLVIFGGQDTKRSLLNDLHILDLETMTWDEMDTMGVAPSPRSDHAAAVHVDRYLLIFGGGSHATCFNDLHVLDLQTMEWSRPTQQGEIPSPRAGHAGVTVGENWFIVGGGDNKSGVSETVVLNMSTLVWSVVTIVQGGVPLASEGLSLVLSSNSNEDILVSFGGYNGRYNNEVNVLKPSHKSTLPSKMETLVPDSVSAVQNVTNATRDVESEYEAGQEGKIREIVMNNIDSEPSITKIEERNTSHLSSLKAEKEELESSLAKEKLQTLQLKKELAEAETRNTDLYKELQSVRGHLAAEQSRCFKLEVDVAELRQKLQTMKTLQKELEILQRQKAASEQAALYAKERRNSSGVWGWLAGTPSEHKVDDA; encoded by the exons ATGTCTGCCGCGGCAACGATGGCGAGAACGCATTCCGGCCTTTCTTACCCGGAGAGATTCTATGCGGCAGCGACCTACGTTGGCTTCGGCGAATCTCCGAATTCCGCCGGTGAAGGCGTCATATCCAAGTTCTCAAACGATGCGGCTCTTCTCCTATACGCTCTCCATCAGCAG GCAACTGTGGGGCCTTGTAACATTCCTAAACCTAGAGGTTGGAGTCCCATTGAGCAAAGCAAATGGACAAG CTGGAATGGACTTGGTAACATGGTTTCCACAGAGGCGATGCGCCTTTTCGTTAAAATCTTGGAG GAAGAAGATCCAGGATGGTATTCGAGAGTGTCAAACTCGGTGTCGGTGCCTGTTGTAGATACTGAATTGAAT CATGTTCCAGAAGTTGCGGTGGTTTCTGAAAATGGAACTAATTTTCCAGAGACAAAGACCATCCTCGCTGAAAATGGCAACCATTCAGAAACCCAGGATAAAGACGTTGTATCTGAAGGCCTTGGAGTAGTTACTGTATATGACAACTGGGTCGTACCTCCAGTGTCTGGCTCACGACCAAAAGTTCGATACGAG CATGGAGCTGCAGTTATTGGTGACAAGATGTACATATTTGGTGGAAACTACAATGGTCGTTACCTCAATGATCTCCAG GTTCTGAATTTGAGAACTTGGACCTGGTCCAAAGTTGAAGTTCGGGCAGGTACTGATGGTATAGCAACTGCCTGTGCTGGGCATGCGTTG ATACCATGGAATGAAAATAAGCTTCTTTCAGTCGCTGGACATTCCAAGGACCCTTCTGAAACAATACAAG TTAAGGTGTTTGATCTGCAAGCTTGTACCTGGTCGATGTTGAAGACTTATGGAAAGCCTCCA GTCTCTCGTGGAGGGCAATCAGTGACCCTGGTGGGAAAAACTCTAGTCATATTTGGTGGGCAAGATACAAAGAGATCTCTGTTAAATGACCTGCACATTCTGGACTTAGAAACCATGACCTGGGATGAAATGGACACAAT GGGAGTGGCACCTTCTCCAAGGTCTGATCATGCCGCTGCCGTACATGTAGATCGTTACCTTCTAATCTTTGGTGGGGGCTCACATGCTACATGCTTTAATGATCTTCACGTCCTTGATCTTCAAACT ATGGAATGGTCAAGACCAACACAGCAAGGTGAGATACCTAGTCCTCGTGCTGGTCATGCAGGTGTGACCGTTGGAGAGAATTGGTTCATTGTTGGTGGAGGAGACAATAAGAGTG GAGTTAGTGAAACAGTTGTCCTTAACATGTCTACATTGGTGTGGTCGGTTGTAACTATTGTTCAAGGAGGTGTTCCTCTTGCTAGCGAG ggcTTAAGTTTGGTCCTGAGTTCCAATAGCAATGAAGACATCCTGGTCTCATTTGGAGGATACAATGGGAGGTACAACAATGAG GTCAATGTACTTAAACCAAGTCATAAGTCAACCTTACCATCAAAGATGGAAACACTAGTGCCAGATAGTGTCTCAGCTGTTCAAAATGTTACAAATGCTACCAGAGATGTGGAGTCTGAGTATGAGGCAGGTCAAGAAGGAAAAATCAGAGAAATTGTGATGAATAATATTGATTCAGAGCCAAGT ATTACcaagattgaagaaagaaacaCTAGTCATCTTTCATCCCTTAAAGCAGAGAAAGAAGAACTAGAGTCTTCTCTCGCAAAGGAGAAACTGCAGACACTACAGCTGAAAAAAGAGCTGGCAGAAGCAGAAACTCGAAACACGGATTTGTACAAG GAACTCCAGTCTGTGAGAGGTCATCTTGCTGCAGAACAATCTAGATGTTTCAAACTTGAG GTAGATGTTGCCGAGCTACGCCAGAAgctgcaaacaatgaaaaccTTACAGAAGGAACTTGAAATCCTCCAGCGACAGAAAGCTGCTTCTGAACAAGCTGCTTTATATGCAAAAGAAAGGCGTAACTCTAGCGGTGTATGGGGGTGGCTTGCTGGAACACCATCTGAGCATAAAGTCGACGATGCTTGA
- the LOC140963581 gene encoding probable methyltransferase At1g29790: MGSHHIAFGGLFIIASISSLSMFYLARFLLQNEEICMHSNGLNHANEESDDMVITARLKKVLDNMERLQAKLESTVQQMEKNPEKFHANYISGSGFKKFLEKEVIRPLYSAYIPLMQIQESRIEENKNATLRGDPMIKTFVSEELKKYITPKENRVGTINLYETEKIYSTMGYGCVSMKKELEEYMDYEIGSNCKDDWNLGQTLMIQGCDPLPRRRCLAKASKLYLKPYSINESLWRMPEVRNVRWSNYQCKNFECLAINNTKHDYSPCTGCFDMAKEKLKWINHTAQPIYFVIKDVLALKPGEIRIGLDFSIGTGTFAARMREQDVTIVSMAMNLGAPFNEMIALRGLIPLYVTLNQRLPFFDNTMDLIHTKGVLDGWTDLQSLDFVMFDLDRVLRPGGLLWIDGFFCKRKDLDEYLFLFLQFGYRKHMWAVAPKSKDEVFLSGLLEKSNRG; encoded by the coding sequence ATGGGTTCGCATCATATTGCGTTTGGAGGGTTGTTTATCATCGCAAGCATCTCAAGTTTATCCATGTTTTACTTGGCCAGATTCTTGTTGCAAAATGAGGAGATTTGCATGCATTCCAATGGCTTGAATCATGCTAATGAAGAGTCCGACGACATGGTGATAACAGCTCGACTCAAGAAAGTACTCGACAACATGGAACGACTTCAAGCCAAGCTTGAATCCACCGTCCAACAAATGGAGAAAAACCCAGAGAAGTTTCACGCAAACTACATTTCCGGATCTGGAttcaagaaattcttggaaaaaGAAGTGATTAGGCCACTCTATAGTGCCTACATCCCGCTTATGCAGATCCAGGAGTCGAGAATCGAAGAGAACAAGAATGCGACACTACGGGGAGATCCTATGATCAAGACTTTTGTTTCTGAGGAGCTTAAGAAGTATATAACCCCTAAAGAAAACCGAGTAGGGACGAttaacttgtatgagacggagAAAATATACAGCACGATGGGGTACGGTTGTGTGTCTATGAAGAAGGAATTAGAAGAGTACATGGATTATGAGATTGGCTCGAACTGCAAAGATGATTGGAACTTGGGGCAGACACTTATGATTCAAGGGTGTGATCCGTTGCCCCGGAGGCGGTGCTTGGCTAAAGCTTCAAAGCTTTATTTGAAGCCTTATTCAATCAATGAATCCCTTTGGCGGATGCCTGAGGTAAGAAATGTGAGGTGGAGTAACTATCAATGCAAAAACTTCGAGTGCTTGGCAATAAACAACACGAAGCACGATTATTCCCCGTGTACCGGATGTTTTGACATGGCAAAGGAGAAACTTAAGTGGATCAACCACACTGCACAACCCATATATTTTGTTATCAAGGATGTTTTGGCACTCAAGCCGGGGGAAATACGAATAGGGCTTGATTTTAGCATTGGCACGGGGACATTTGCTGCGCGAATGAGGGAACAGGACGTTACAATTGTGTCAATGGCAATGAACTTGGGAGCTCCATTCAATGAAATGATAGCACTTAGGGGATTGATCCCTTTGTATGTGACCTTGAATCAACGTCTCCCATTCTTCGACAACACgatggatttgatccatacgaAAGGAGTTTTGGATGGATGGACCGATCTGCAGTCGTTGGATTTTGTCATGTTCGATTTGGATCGTGTGCTAAGGCCTGGGGGATTGCTCTGGATTGATGGGTTTTTCTGCAAAAGAAAAGATTTGGATGAGTATTTGTTCTTGTTCTTGCAGTTTGGGTATAGGAAACACATGTGGGCTGTTGCTCCTAAATCAAAGGATGAGGTTTTCTTATCTGGTTTGCTAGAGAAGTCTAATAGAGGCTAA
- the LOC140963582 gene encoding probable protein phosphatase 2C 5 isoform X2: MSGTEVSKMKQIQQPIALGTLIGRELRNEKVEKPTVKYGQSDLAKKGEDYFLIKPDCERVPGDPSTSFSVFAIFDGHNGISAAIFTKENLLNNVLSAIPQELGREEWLQTLPRALVAGFVKTDIEFQQRGETSGTTVTFVVIDDWTVTVASVGDSRCILDTQGGVVSLLTVDHRLEENVEERERVTASGGEVGRLNVFGGSEVGPLRCWPGGLCLSRSIGDTDVGEFIVPVPHVKQVKLSNAGGRLIIASDGIWDALSSDLAAQSCRGLPAELAAKLVVKEALRSRGLKDDTTCLVVDIIPYDRPVLPPTPKKKQNLLSSLVFRKRSQSSMKGTSKLASVGAVEELFEEGSAMLAERLGMDFPLDSKSGLFRCAICQMHQPPGEGLSVNSGPFFSPASRPWEGPFLCASCRRKKDAMEGKKKVHLQ, translated from the exons ATGAGCGGGACAGAGGTATCTAAAATGAAGCAGATACAACAACCCATTGCACTCGGGACTTTGATTGGTCGTGAGTTGAGAAATGAGAAGGTGGAGAAGCCGACTGTGAAGTATGGACAGTCTGACCTGGCCAAGAAAGGAGAGGATTATTTTTTGATCAAGCCAGATTGCGAAAGGGTTCCGGGTGATCCATCAACGTCTTTCTCAGTTTTTGCG ATTTTTGATGGGCATAATGGTATATCAGCTGCCATATTTACCAAAGAAAATTTACTGAACAACGTGTTGAGTGCTATTCCTCAAGAACTTGGCAGGGAAGAGTGGCTCCAAACCCTCCCCAGGGCATTAGTAGCAGGGTTTGTGAAAACTGATATAGAATTTCAGCAGAGAG GAGAGACTTCTGGGACAACCGTTACATTTGTTGTAATTGATGATTGGACTGTGACAGTAGCATCTGTTGGAGATTCTCGGTGCATATTGGACACCCAAGGAGGGGTTGTTTCTCTCCTAACAGTTGACCACCGTTTGGAAGAAAATGTTGAAGAACGGGAACGAGTAACTGCAAGCGGTGGTGAAGTAGGGAGGCTAAATGTGTTTGGAGGCAGTGAG GTTGGTCCATTACGTTGTTGGCCTGGTGGATTGTGTCTCTCAAGGTCAATTGGTGATACAGACGTTGGGGAGTTCATTGTCCCTGTTCCTCATGTTAAGCAAGTGAAG cTTTCAAATGCTGGGGGTAGACTTATAATTGCATCTGATGGGATATGGGATGCATTATCATCTGATTTGGCTGCTCAGTCATGCCGAGGTTTACCTGCAGAACTTGCTGCAAAGTTAGTTGTCAag GAGGCCCTTAGGTCACGAGGTTTGAAGGATGATACAACCTGTTTGGTTGTTGATATTATTCCTTATGATCGACCTGTTTTACCCCCAACACCGAAAAAGAAGCAAAATTTGTTAAGCTCGCTTGTCTTTAGAAAACGGTCCCAAAGTTCGATGAAGGGAACTAGTAAGCTAGCTTCAGTTGGAGCAGTTGAGGAATTGTTTGAGGAGGGTTCTGCAATGCTTGCTGAGAG ACTGGGTATGGATTTTCCTCTCGATTCAAAATCCGGGCTCTTTAGATGTGCTATTTGCCAAATGCATCAACCGCCGGGTGAGGGATTATCTGTTAACTCGGGCCCATTTTTCTCACCTGCATCAAGACCATGGGAGGGCCCCTTCCTCTGTGCAAGCTGTCGTAGAAAGAAAGACGCCAtggaagggaaaaaaaaagtaCACCTTCAGTGA
- the LOC140963582 gene encoding probable protein phosphatase 2C 5 isoform X1, with protein MSNLETNRGSRNECLRNASPKICRMSGTEVSKMKQIQQPIALGTLIGRELRNEKVEKPTVKYGQSDLAKKGEDYFLIKPDCERVPGDPSTSFSVFAIFDGHNGISAAIFTKENLLNNVLSAIPQELGREEWLQTLPRALVAGFVKTDIEFQQRGETSGTTVTFVVIDDWTVTVASVGDSRCILDTQGGVVSLLTVDHRLEENVEERERVTASGGEVGRLNVFGGSEVGPLRCWPGGLCLSRSIGDTDVGEFIVPVPHVKQVKLSNAGGRLIIASDGIWDALSSDLAAQSCRGLPAELAAKLVVKEALRSRGLKDDTTCLVVDIIPYDRPVLPPTPKKKQNLLSSLVFRKRSQSSMKGTSKLASVGAVEELFEEGSAMLAERLGMDFPLDSKSGLFRCAICQMHQPPGEGLSVNSGPFFSPASRPWEGPFLCASCRRKKDAMEGKKKVHLQ; from the exons ATGTCCAATTTGGAGACCAATAGAGGCAGCA GAAATGAATGTCTCCGGAATGCAAGTCCAAAAATTTGTAGAATGAGCGGGACAGAGGTATCTAAAATGAAGCAGATACAACAACCCATTGCACTCGGGACTTTGATTGGTCGTGAGTTGAGAAATGAGAAGGTGGAGAAGCCGACTGTGAAGTATGGACAGTCTGACCTGGCCAAGAAAGGAGAGGATTATTTTTTGATCAAGCCAGATTGCGAAAGGGTTCCGGGTGATCCATCAACGTCTTTCTCAGTTTTTGCG ATTTTTGATGGGCATAATGGTATATCAGCTGCCATATTTACCAAAGAAAATTTACTGAACAACGTGTTGAGTGCTATTCCTCAAGAACTTGGCAGGGAAGAGTGGCTCCAAACCCTCCCCAGGGCATTAGTAGCAGGGTTTGTGAAAACTGATATAGAATTTCAGCAGAGAG GAGAGACTTCTGGGACAACCGTTACATTTGTTGTAATTGATGATTGGACTGTGACAGTAGCATCTGTTGGAGATTCTCGGTGCATATTGGACACCCAAGGAGGGGTTGTTTCTCTCCTAACAGTTGACCACCGTTTGGAAGAAAATGTTGAAGAACGGGAACGAGTAACTGCAAGCGGTGGTGAAGTAGGGAGGCTAAATGTGTTTGGAGGCAGTGAG GTTGGTCCATTACGTTGTTGGCCTGGTGGATTGTGTCTCTCAAGGTCAATTGGTGATACAGACGTTGGGGAGTTCATTGTCCCTGTTCCTCATGTTAAGCAAGTGAAG cTTTCAAATGCTGGGGGTAGACTTATAATTGCATCTGATGGGATATGGGATGCATTATCATCTGATTTGGCTGCTCAGTCATGCCGAGGTTTACCTGCAGAACTTGCTGCAAAGTTAGTTGTCAag GAGGCCCTTAGGTCACGAGGTTTGAAGGATGATACAACCTGTTTGGTTGTTGATATTATTCCTTATGATCGACCTGTTTTACCCCCAACACCGAAAAAGAAGCAAAATTTGTTAAGCTCGCTTGTCTTTAGAAAACGGTCCCAAAGTTCGATGAAGGGAACTAGTAAGCTAGCTTCAGTTGGAGCAGTTGAGGAATTGTTTGAGGAGGGTTCTGCAATGCTTGCTGAGAG ACTGGGTATGGATTTTCCTCTCGATTCAAAATCCGGGCTCTTTAGATGTGCTATTTGCCAAATGCATCAACCGCCGGGTGAGGGATTATCTGTTAACTCGGGCCCATTTTTCTCACCTGCATCAAGACCATGGGAGGGCCCCTTCCTCTGTGCAAGCTGTCGTAGAAAGAAAGACGCCAtggaagggaaaaaaaaagtaCACCTTCAGTGA